In Rhodopirellula halodulae, a single window of DNA contains:
- a CDS encoding sulfatase family protein, with protein MFQLRLIACLQIGPAASIAAVLLCCMIVPCGDQAFADQPSNDQRPNVLVVISDDQSYPHASAYGCESIQTPAFDRVAKSGVLFHNAFTPSPGCSPMRAAFLTGRNIWQIEHAGTHASSFSTKYEVYQDRLEDSGYHVGYTGKGWGPGNWKISGRDRNPAGPSFSKAKMKSPGGISATDYAKNFEAFLNAKPDDAPFSFWFGSHEPHRSFENGIGIQNGMDPSTVQVPAFLPDTPEIRSDILDYCFEIQWYDDHLGRMLDLLESKGELENTLVIVTSDNGMAFPRAKANVYEYGIHMPLAVSWPARVPAGREVDDLVNLIDLTATIYDASKVSPPESTPLSGSSLMSLLQSDRTGHVEPQRDAIFSGRERHSSVRYATLGYPQRCIRTQKHLLIRNFRPERWPAGAPQKFGSGSYPNKQAILAEKQGPMHEGYHDIDGSPSLTFLVDHHADDELSKYLDWAVSKRPAVELYDIQNDPACLNNLADSAEHEEAKQSLLRRLNDYLTKTGDPRVVSDNEGDVWETYPRYSGLRWFPVPDWAKQQPDRVPNLPWLEERRPK; from the coding sequence TTGTTTCAATTGCGTTTGATTGCGTGCCTGCAGATTGGTCCCGCGGCATCGATTGCTGCTGTTTTGTTGTGCTGCATGATCGTTCCGTGTGGCGATCAAGCCTTTGCCGATCAACCATCAAACGATCAGCGGCCGAATGTCTTGGTCGTGATCTCCGACGACCAGTCGTACCCGCACGCGTCGGCGTACGGTTGTGAATCGATTCAAACACCGGCTTTCGATCGGGTCGCAAAAAGCGGAGTTCTCTTCCACAACGCGTTCACGCCGTCGCCCGGATGCAGCCCCATGCGAGCGGCGTTTTTGACCGGACGCAACATCTGGCAAATCGAACATGCGGGGACGCACGCCAGTTCGTTCTCGACGAAGTACGAGGTCTATCAAGATCGCCTGGAGGACTCGGGTTACCACGTCGGTTACACCGGCAAAGGTTGGGGCCCGGGCAATTGGAAGATCAGTGGACGGGATCGCAATCCGGCTGGGCCGAGTTTCTCAAAAGCGAAGATGAAGTCTCCCGGCGGCATCAGCGCAACCGACTACGCGAAGAATTTCGAAGCGTTCTTGAACGCCAAACCCGACGACGCACCGTTCAGTTTTTGGTTCGGCAGCCACGAGCCGCATCGCAGTTTTGAAAACGGCATTGGCATCCAGAATGGCATGGATCCGTCGACAGTGCAGGTCCCCGCGTTTCTGCCTGACACGCCAGAGATCCGCAGCGATATCCTGGACTACTGTTTTGAAATCCAGTGGTACGATGACCACCTCGGGCGTATGTTGGATCTGCTGGAATCAAAAGGAGAGCTTGAGAACACATTGGTCATCGTGACCAGTGACAACGGAATGGCTTTCCCGCGGGCGAAAGCGAACGTCTACGAATACGGCATCCACATGCCATTGGCGGTCAGTTGGCCAGCCCGTGTGCCAGCAGGGCGCGAAGTGGATGATTTGGTCAACTTGATCGATCTCACCGCGACCATTTATGACGCTTCGAAAGTGTCGCCACCTGAGTCAACGCCGCTGAGCGGGAGCAGTTTGATGTCGTTGCTGCAGTCAGACCGGACCGGCCATGTGGAGCCTCAACGCGATGCGATTTTCTCCGGTCGCGAACGTCACTCGTCCGTCCGATACGCGACGCTCGGTTATCCGCAACGTTGCATTCGCACACAGAAGCACCTGCTGATTCGAAACTTTCGTCCGGAACGTTGGCCGGCGGGTGCACCGCAAAAATTTGGATCGGGTAGCTATCCAAACAAACAAGCGATTCTCGCGGAGAAGCAGGGGCCGATGCACGAAGGGTACCACGACATCGATGGCTCGCCATCACTGACTTTCTTGGTCGATCATCACGCGGATGACGAGCTTTCAAAGTATTTGGACTGGGCGGTCAGCAAACGCCCGGCGGTGGAACTGTACGACATCCAGAATGATCCCGCTTGCTTGAACAACTTGGCCGACTCGGCGGAGCATGAAGAAGCGAAGCAATCCTTGCTGCGGCGTCTGAACGACTACCTGACGAAAACCGGTGATCCTCGCGTGGTCTCGGACAACGAAGGCGATGTCTGGGAAACCTATCCGCGATACAGCGGTTTGCGTTGGTTTCCGGTTCCGGATTGGGCAAAGCAGCAACCTGACCGAGTGCCAAATCTGCCTTGGTTGGAAGAACGCCGACCGAAATGA
- a CDS encoding UDP-N-acetylmuramate dehydrogenase encodes MSSAPSETITEFFPAELQHVVRENQPLRETLWLGIGGPARFLAEPVEIEQIEKLYAVAREKGLALRVLGQGSNVLVREAGFDGLVITLASPATSNLEIQGQKLVAGAGAKLTHAVIKTVGEGLGGLEHLIGIPGSIGAAVVGNVSAEGRDIGSVVESIEIIDEEGKRKTISGEEAGFAHRQSTLMGTVVLSVTFSLEPKEVSALTKRMQKLWIHRGQRRPSESNRIAMPFIDPDTTSVSELINSTGLAGVREGDVSLDSNAPHYLIAHENATSEQCVKLIGRVREQVLMQTGIDLQLNLQIW; translated from the coding sequence GTGTCCTCCGCTCCTTCCGAAACAATCACTGAATTTTTCCCCGCTGAACTCCAGCACGTGGTCCGCGAGAACCAACCACTGCGTGAGACTCTGTGGTTGGGCATTGGTGGCCCAGCACGTTTCTTGGCCGAACCGGTCGAGATCGAGCAGATCGAGAAGCTTTACGCCGTCGCTCGCGAAAAAGGCTTGGCGCTTCGGGTGCTGGGGCAGGGAAGCAACGTGTTGGTCCGCGAAGCCGGTTTTGATGGATTGGTCATCACGTTGGCGTCTCCCGCAACCAGCAACCTGGAAATTCAAGGACAGAAACTGGTCGCCGGTGCGGGAGCCAAGTTGACTCACGCGGTGATCAAGACCGTCGGCGAAGGACTGGGCGGGCTGGAGCACCTGATCGGAATTCCGGGCAGCATCGGTGCGGCGGTCGTTGGAAACGTTTCTGCGGAAGGTCGTGACATCGGCTCCGTAGTCGAATCGATCGAAATCATCGACGAAGAAGGCAAACGCAAAACGATCTCTGGCGAAGAAGCGGGTTTCGCACACCGTCAATCCACGTTGATGGGAACCGTGGTGCTTTCCGTCACGTTCTCGCTGGAACCCAAAGAGGTCTCGGCATTGACCAAACGCATGCAGAAACTTTGGATTCACCGAGGGCAACGCCGGCCATCCGAATCCAACCGCATCGCGATGCCGTTTATCGATCCCGACACCACGTCGGTCAGCGAATTGATCAACAGCACCGGATTGGCGGGGGTTCGTGAAGGCGACGTGTCGTTGGACTCGAACGCACCCCACTACTTGATCGCTCATGAAAACGCGACCAGCGAGCAGTGCGTGAAGCTGATTGGCCGCGTTCGCGAACAGGTTCTGATGCAAACCGGGATCGACTTGCAGTTGAATCTGCAAATTTGGTAA